The Musa acuminata AAA Group cultivar baxijiao chromosome BXJ1-3, Cavendish_Baxijiao_AAA, whole genome shotgun sequence genome window below encodes:
- the LOC103978570 gene encoding protein IQ-domain 26-like yields the protein MGRATRWLRSLWGGKKESKDPKEYSRYSGGEDRREKKRWSFGKPARDAGEVVLGQNASTAAAVEAAWFRSFYAESDKEQSKHAIAVAAATAAAADAAVAAAQAAVAVVRLTTRGTGAALDSCRERYMAAVKIQTSFRGYLAKKALRALKALVKLQALVRGYLVRKQATATLRSMQALIRAQATIRAQRSRNLLPHDRRFQLEFRHRRSLERFDDTRSENTSSFHSRRLSACLDNVSNSFDRSPKIVEVDTGRPRSRSSRRTTPSVLDPAEDLHWSSISSPLPCQIPARISVPDCRDFQDYDWCLAFEKCRQSATAQSTPRCASSCSNWPVTGAKSVCDEDGVLRRFSNVPSCPNYMASTESFEAKLRSQSAPKQRPDPAGTRKRLPLSEATVESMAALSGVGFQRPCSRAQEDFNFRSAVVGKIDKSTELRREAEEEFYLPRKW from the exons ATGGGCCGGGCGACGCGGTGGCTGCGGAGCCTGTGGGGTGGGAAGAAGGAGAGCAAGGATCCCAAGGAGTACTCCCGCTACAGCGGTGGCGAGGAcaggagggagaagaaaaggtggAGCTTCGGGAAGCCAGCCAGGGACGCCGGGGAGGTGGTGCTCGGTCAGAATGCTTCGACGGCCGCGGCGGTGGAGGCCGCGTGGTTCAGGTCCTTCTACGCTGAGAGCGACAAGGAGCAGAGCAAGCACGCCATCGCCGTCGCCGCTGCCACAGCTGCGGCCGCCGACGCAGCGGTGGCGGCGGCGCAGGCTGCGGTCGCGGTCGTGCGGCTGACGACCAGGGGGACGGGTGCCGCTCTCGACAGCTGCCGCGAGCGGTACATGGCGGCGGTCAAGATCCAGACATCATTCAGGGGATACTTG GCAAAGAAAGCCCTCCGAGCTCTCAAAGCACTAGTGAAGCTACAAGCTTTAGTTAGAGGCTATCTGGTACGCAAGCAAGCCACAGCTACTCTTCGTAGTATGCAGGCCCTCATCAGAGCTCAGGCCACCATCCGAGCTCAGAGATCTCGAAATCTTCTTCCACATGACCGAAGGTTTCAGCTAGAATTCCGCCATCGGCGATCGTTG GAAAGGTTCGATGATACGCGGAGTGAGAACACGTCGTCGTTCCACAGTAGAAGGCTCTCCGCGTGCCTCGATAATGTCTCGAACAGCTTCGACCGGAGCCCGAAGATTGTCGAGGTCGACACCGGCCGCCCGAGGTCGAGGTCTTCCCGACGAACTACTCCATCTGTCTTAGACCCCGCCGAAGACTTGCACTGGAGCTCCATCTCGTCTCCTCTCCCATGCCAGATTCCGGCGAGGATCTCCGTCCCCGACTGCCGGGACTTCCAAGACTACGACTGGTGCCTCGCCTTCGAGAAATGCCGACAATCTGCAACCGCGCAGAGCACCCCTCGCTGCGCAAGTTCATGCAGCAACTGGCCAGTCACTGGGGCGAAGAGCGTGTGCGACGAGGACGGAGTTCTCCGTCGCTTCTCGAACGTGCCGAGCTGCCCCAACTACATGGCGAGCACGGAGTCATTCGAGGCGAAGTTGAGGTCTCAGAGCGCCCCGAAGCAGCGGCCGGATCCGGCCGGGACGAGGAAGAGGCTGCCTCTGAGCGAAGCGACGGTGGAGTCCATGGCTGCTCTTAGCGGAGTCGGATTCCAGAGGCCCTGTTCTCGAGCTCAGGAGGACTTCAACTTTAGGAGTGCTGTCGTTGGGAAAATCGACAAGTCCACCGAGTTGAGGAGGGAGGCAGAGGAAGAGTTCTACTTGCCAAGGAAGTGGTAA